A single region of the Salmo salar chromosome ssa16, Ssal_v3.1, whole genome shotgun sequence genome encodes:
- the LOC106574333 gene encoding junctional adhesion molecule 2A, translating into MLHLSLSLYPSGLPIVPVTVSTTTPMVEVRENSDAVLSCDFRTEKEPNPRIEWKKKGTDVSFVYYEGQFRGAFAGRARIKGATVTLQRVTQKDAGEYRCEITAPHDTITLGETNITLTVLVPPHTPTCEIPSSALTGSMVQLRCMEQQSIPPATYSWYKDDKPLTPSRMANATYHLNPFTGILEFKSVARGDTGQYSCLASNKVGQSKMCEAKHMKIEDVNTAGVIAAVVVICLVIAICGFGGYYAHRNGYFSRHKGRSFWIPQCHGVAHISSQNLHRTEDKTNANYNPPPQDPADFKHTQSFML; encoded by the exons TGGAGGTCCGTGAGAACTCTGATGCGGTTCTGAGCTGTGATTTTCGGACCGAGAAGGAACCGAATCCTCGAATTGAGTGGAAGAAGAAAGGAACAGATGTATCATTTGTTTACTATGAGGGACAGTTCAGAG GAGCCTTTGCAGGGCGTGCAAGGATCAAGGGGGCAACGGTGACCTTACAGAGGGTGACCCAGAAAGACGCGGGTGAATACCGCTGTGAGATCACTGCCCCTCATGACACCATCACCCTGGGGGAGACTAACATTACCCTCACAGTCTTGG TTCCCCCCCACACCCCAACCTGTGAGATCCCCAGCTCGGCCCTGACGGGCTCTATGGTGCAGCTGCGCTGTATGGAACAGCAGAGCATCCCCCCAGCCACCTACTCCTGGTATAAAGACGACAAGCCGCTGACCCCCTCCCGCATGGCCAACGCCACCTACCACCTCAACCCATTCACCGGCATACTG GAGTTTAAGTCGGTGGCGAGAGGCGACACGGGACAGTACAGCTGTCTGGCATCAAACAAAGTGGGGCAGTCCAAGATGTGTGAGGCTAAACACATGAAGATAG AGGATGTAAACACGGCAGGGGTCATTGCTGCGGTCGTGGTCATCTGTCTTGTCATCGCCATTTGTGgctttggagggtactatgcacACCGTAATGGCTACTTCAGCA GACACAAAGGAAG GTCCTTTTGGATCCCTCAGTGTCATGGTGTGGCCCACATCAGCAGCCAGAACCTCCACAGAACAGAAGACAA GACTAATGCCAACTACAACCCTCCACCCCAAGAT CCTGCGGACTTCAAACACACCCAGTCTTTCATGCTGTGA
- the LOC106574334 gene encoding ATP synthase-coupling factor 6, mitochondrial isoform X2 — translation MALHKLFRLSSLFRSAVSLTLRRNVGLSAVLFNRAKDLDPIQKLFLDKIRDYSTKSKAAAGGIVDAGPSYEKGVSEEITKLQRLYGTGDLTKFPDFKFTEPQLQEVAK, via the exons ATGGCGCTTCATAAACTATTCCGTCTGTCCTCGCTGTTCCGCTCCGCCGTGTCATTGACACTGCGCAGGAATGTCGGCCTGTCTGCTGTTCTCTTTAACCGGGCCAAGGACTTGGACCCTATCCAGAAACTATTCCTAGATAAGATCCGCGACTACAGCACCAAGAGCAA ggCTGCAGCAGGTGGGATTGTTGATGCAGGCCCCTCTTACGAAAAGGGTGTCTCAGAGGAGATCACCAAACTGCAGAGGTTATACGGGACCGGTGACCTCACCAAATTCCCTGACTTCAAATTTACAG AGCCCCAGCTGCAGGAAGTGGCCAAGTGA
- the LOC106574334 gene encoding ATP synthase-coupling factor 6, mitochondrial isoform X1, which yields MFVIFMLIQFIASCMALHKLFRLSSLFRSAVSLTLRRNVGLSAVLFNRAKDLDPIQKLFLDKIRDYSTKSKAAAGGIVDAGPSYEKGVSEEITKLQRLYGTGDLTKFPDFKFTEPQLQEVAK from the exons ATGTTCGTCATCTTCATGCTAATACAATTTATAGCTAGCTG TATGGCGCTTCATAAACTATTCCGTCTGTCCTCGCTGTTCCGCTCCGCCGTGTCATTGACACTGCGCAGGAATGTCGGCCTGTCTGCTGTTCTCTTTAACCGGGCCAAGGACTTGGACCCTATCCAGAAACTATTCCTAGATAAGATCCGCGACTACAGCACCAAGAGCAA ggCTGCAGCAGGTGGGATTGTTGATGCAGGCCCCTCTTACGAAAAGGGTGTCTCAGAGGAGATCACCAAACTGCAGAGGTTATACGGGACCGGTGACCTCACCAAATTCCCTGACTTCAAATTTACAG AGCCCCAGCTGCAGGAAGTGGCCAAGTGA